Proteins from a genomic interval of Trifolium pratense cultivar HEN17-A07 linkage group LG6, ARS_RC_1.1, whole genome shotgun sequence:
- the LOC123891031 gene encoding paladin-like, protein MKEPEEVMRMRGGCVLGKKTILKSDHFPGCQNKRLSPQIDGAPNYRQAESLHVHGVAIPTLDGIRNVLNHIGARLQRNKRQNVLWISLREEPLVYINGRPFVLRDVERPFSNLEYTGINRERVEQMEARLKEDILLEAERYGNKILVTDELPDGQMVDQWEPVSCDSVKTPLEVYEELQVEGYRVDYERVPITDEKSPKELDFDILVNKISQADVSSEIIFNCQMGRGRTTTGMVIATLVYLNRIGASGIPRSNSMGRIFQYMANVADHLPSSEEAIRRGEYAVIRSLVRVLEGGVDGKRQVDKVIDKCASMQNLREAIGTYRNSILRQPDEMKREASLSFFVEYLERYYFLICFAVYLHSERDMLHSSTAGHSSFSDWMRARPELYSIIRRLLRRDPMGALGYSSLKPSLKMIAESTDGRPSEMGNVAALRKGEVLGSQTVLKSDHCPGCQNPSLPDRVDGAPNFRKVPGFPVFGVANPTIDGIRSVIHRIGSTNGGRPILWHNMREEPVIYINGKPFVLREVERPYKNMLEYTGIDRERVEKMEARLKEDILREAKQYSSAIMVIHETDDGHIFDAWENVSSDVIQTPLEVFKSLEAEGFPIKYARVPITDGKAPKRSDFDTLAINIASAAKDTALVFNCQMGRGRTTTGMVIACLVKLRIDFGRPIKILNDYMTQEESNGGSSSGDEALACVAALTSNNSQTKIDEKQNRVFGINDILLLWKITTLFDNGVECREALDAVIDRCSALQNIRQAVLQYRKVFNQQHVEPRVRRVALNRSAEYLERYFRLIAFAAYLGSEAFDGFCGQGESRMTFKVWLRQRPEVQAMKWSIRLRPGRFFTVPEELRESQESQHGDAVMEATVKARNGSVLGKGSILKMYFFPGQRTSNNIQIHGAPHVYKVDEYHVCCMATPTISGAKEMLNYLDAKSKPGFTARKVILTDVREEAVVYINCVPFVLRELNKPVDTLKHVGITGPVVEHMEARLKEDILAEITQSGGRMLLHREEYDPSTNQSAVVGYWENILADDVKTPAEVYSLLKDDGYDIVYRRIPLTRERDALASDVDAIQYCQDDSAGSYLFVSHTGFGGVAYAMAIICIRLGAEANFASKVLQPSFGPDSHTVIDENSLSRASDETALRMGDYRDILNLTRVLIHGPQSKADVDIVIERCAGAGHIRDDILHYNREFQKFTDDDDEERAYLMDMGIKALRRYFFLITFRSYLYCTSPDDTEFASWMDARPELGHLCNNLRIDK, encoded by the exons ATGAAGGAACCAGAAGAAGTGATGAGAATGCGAGGTGGTTGTGTACTTGGAAAGAAAACTATTCTGAAGAGTGACCATTTTCCTGGTTGTCAGAATAAGCGATTATCTCCTCAGATCGATGGTGCTCCTAATTATCGTCAAGCTGAGTCTTTGCATGTTCATGGTGTTGCTATTCCAACCCTTGATGGAATCAGAAATGTTCTTAATCACATTGGTGCTCGCTTACAACGGAACAAAAGACAAAATGTTCTTTGGATTAGTCTTCGTGAAGAACCG CTTGTGTACATTAATGGCCGCCCTTTTGTTTTACGCGATGTGGAGAGACCATTCTCCAACCTTGAGTATACG GGAATTAATAGGGAGCGGGTTGAACAAATGGAAGCTCGTTTGAAAGAAGACATTCTGTTGGAAGCTGAAAG ATATGGAAATAAGATCCTTGTGACGGATGAACTGCCCGATGGTCAGATGGTGGACCAATGGGAACCGGTGTCGTGTGATTCTGTGAAGACACCATTAGAG GTGTATGAGGAATTGCAAGTGGAGGGATACCGTGTTGATTATGAACGTGTTCCTATAACTGATGAAAAATCGCCTAAGGAACTGGATTTTGATATTTTG GTAAATAAAATTTCTCAAGCTGATGTCAGTTCAGAGATAATTTTTAATTGTCAAATGGGGCGTGGACGAACGACAACTGGAATGGTCATCGCAACTTTGGTCTACCTCAATCGAATTGGGGCCTCTG GGATTCCAAGAAGCAATTCAATGGGTAGAATTTTTCAATATATGGCCAATGTTGCTGACCATTTGCCCAGCTCAGAGGAGGCGATTCGCAGGGGAGAATATGCAGTCATAAGAAGCTTGGTTCGGGTGTTAGAG GGTGGTGTTGATGGGAAACGGCAAGTGGACAAAGTAATTGACAAATGTGCTTCAATGCAG AATCTGCGTGAAGCAATTGGCACCTATCGCAATAGCATTCTGCGACAACCAGATGAGATGAAAAGGGAGGCATCACTTTCATTTTTTGTAGAGTATTTGGAGAGATACTACTTTTTAATATGTTTTGCTGTGTACCTTCATTCAGAAAGGGATATGCTCCATTCTAGCACTGCTGGTCACAGTAGTTTTTCTGACTGGATGAGAGCAAGGCCGGAACTCTACAGCATTATTCGCAG GTTACTCAGGAGAGATCCAATGGGTGCACTTGGATATTCAAGTTTGAAACCATCTTTAAAGATGATAGCTGAATCAACTGATGGCCGGCCATCTGAGATGGGTAATGTTGCTGCCTTGAGAAAAGGCGAGGTTCTTGGTAGTCAAACTGTTCTAAAAAGTGATCACTGCCCTGGATGCCAAAATCCGAGTTTGCCAGATAGAGTGGACGGTGCTCCTAATTTTCGAAAAGTTCCTGGATTTCCAGTTTTTGGTGTTGCGAATCCAACCATTGATGGTATCCGATCTGTCATTCATAGGATTGGCAGTACTAATGGTGGACGGCCAATACTTTGGCATAATATGAGAGAAGAGCCTGTTATTTACATCAATGGGAAGCCATTTGTTCTTCGTGAAGTTGAAAGACCATACAAAAACATGTTGGAGTACACG GGTATTGACCGTGAAAGAGTGGAGAAAATGGAAGCTCGATTAAAAGAGGACATTTTAAGGGAAGCTAAACAATATAGCAGTGCCATAATGGTTATTCATGAAACAGATGATGGACATATATTTGATGCTTGGGAGAATGTTAGCTCTGATGTGATTCAAACCCCACTTGAAGTTTTCAAAAGCCTGGAAGCTGAGGGGTTTCCCATTAAGTATGCACGTGTGCCCATCACCGATGGAAAAGCTCCTAAACGTTCTGACTTTGATACTTTGGCAATTAATATTGCTTCTGCCGCAAAGGACACTGCTTTAGTTTTCAATTGTCAG ATGGGTAGGGGGAGGACGACTACCGGTATGGTCATCGCCTGCCTTGTGAAACTTCGTATTGATTTCGGTAGGCCCATTAAAATATTGAACGATTATATGACCCAAGAAGAATCAAATGGCGGTTCTTCAAGTGGAGATGAAGCTTTGGCCTGTGTCGCTGCATTGACCTCAAATAATTCACAAACGAAGATAGACGAGAAACAAAACCGTGTTTTTGGTATAAATGACATTCTCTTGTTATGGAAGATAACCACCTTATTTGATAATGGCGTTGAATGCCGAGAGGCATTAGATGCTGTCATTGATAGATGTTCTGCACTTCAAAACATTCGCCAGGCTGTCCTACAATATAGAAAAGTATTCAATCAACAGCATGTTGAGCCTAGGGTAAGGAGGGTGGCTTTAAATCGTAGTGCTGAGTACTTGGAGCGGTACTTCCGTCTAATTGCTTTTGCAGCATATCTTGGAAGTGAAGCATTCGATGGGTTTTGTGGACAAGGAGAATCCAGAATGACATTTAAGGTTTGGTTACGTCAGAGGCCAGAAGTACAGGCTATGAAATGGAGCATCAGATTAAGACCGGGGAGATTTTTCACTGTCCCT GAGGAGTTGAGAGAATCACAAGAGTCTCAGCATGGAGATGCGGTGATGGAGGCTACTGTCAAGGCCAGAAATGGTTCTGTTTTGGGGAAGGGCTCCATACTTAAAATGTATTTCTTTCCTGGACAGAGAACTTCCAATAATATACAAATACATGGTGCACCTCATGTTTACAAG gttgatgaatACCATGTATGTTGCATGGCAACTCCAACCATTTCTGGGGCCAAGGAGATGCTAAACTATTTGGATGCTAAGTCTAAACCTGGGTTCACTGCTCGAAAAGTTATATTGACCGATGTAAGAGAAGAAGCGGTTGTTTATATCAATTGTGTTCCCTTTGTCCTTAGGGAGTTAAACAAACCTGTTGATACACTCAAACACGTTGGAATCACCGGTCCTGTG GTTGAACACATGGAGGCACGGCTGAAAGAAGACATACTGGCTGAAATTACACAGTCTGGTGGGAGAATGCTACTACACCGTGAAGAATATGACCCCTCCACAAATCAATCTGCTGTGGTTGGATACTGGGAAAACATTCTGGCAGATGACGTTAAGACGCCAGCAGAAGTTTATTCTCTTCTAAAAGATGATGGATATGATATTGTCTATCGGAGGATACCCTTAACAAGAGAAAGAGATGCCTTGGCCTCTGATGTTGATGCAATACAGTACTGTCAAGATGA CTCTGCAGGGAGTTACCTCTTTGTATCGCACACAGGATTTGGTGGAGTTGCATATGCAATGGCCATTATCTGTATTAGACTTGGTGCAGAGGCAAACTTTGCATCCAAAGTCCTGCAACCATCATTTGGTCCTGATTCACATACTGTGATTGATGAGAATTCGCTTTCTCGAGCTTCTGATGAAACAGCGCTTAGGATGGGCGATTATCGTGACATTTTGAACCTTACAAGAGTCCTCATTCATGGTCCCCAAAGCAAAGCAGATGTTGACATTGTCATTGAAAg atgtgCAGGCGCAGGGCATATACGAGATGATATTCTTCATTACAATAGAGAATTTCAGAAGTTCACAGATGATGATGACGAGGAGCGTGCATATCTTATGGACATGGGTATCAAGGCTTTGAG ACGGTACTTTTTCCTTATCACATTCAGATCGTATCTCTATTGCACATCTCCTGACGATACAGAATTTGCTTCATGGATGGATGCAAGACCGGAGCTTGGTCATCTATGTAACAATCTAAGAATAGATAAATAG
- the LOC123891029 gene encoding cathepsin B-like protease 2, whose translation MTPTILLLASLFLALSASYISNGEVEKDQLTELKLNSHILQESIIKHVNENPVAGWEAAINPRFSNYTVRQFKRLLGVKQTTGNELSSIPVVTHPKSLKLPKDFDARTAWSQCSTIGRILDQGHCGACWAFGAVESLSDRFCVHFGVNVSLSVNDILACCGLLCGVGCSGGTPFSAWIYLANHGVVTEECDPYFDQIGCSHPGCEPAYRTPKCVKKCVNGNQPWEASKHYCVKAYTVNSDPQDIMAEVYKNGPVEVAFTVYEDFAHYKSGVYKHITGSALGGHAVKLIGWGTSEEGEDYWLLANQWNRNWGDDGYFKIKRGTNECGIENAVTAGLPSTKNMVREVIDMDADGDVSF comes from the exons ATGACTCCAACAATTCTGCTTCTAGCTTCCTTATTTTTAGCTTTATCCGCTTCTTATATCTCG AACGGTGAGGTGGAAAAAGACCAGCTTACTGAACTCAAGCTTAATTCTCATATCCTTCAG GAATCTATTATTAAACATGTTAACGAAAATCCAGTGGCAGGGTGGGAGGCTGCTATTAATCCCCGTTTCTCCAATTATACA GTTCGACAATTTAAGCGCCTCCTTGGTGTCAAGCAAACAACTGGGAATGAATTGAGTAGTATACCTGTTGTAACTCATCCAAAATCATTAAAATTGCCAAAGGATTTTGATGCAAGGACAGCTTGGTCTCAGTGTAGCACTATTGGAAGAATTCTAG ATCAG GGTCACTGTGGTGCTTGTTGGGCATTTGGTGCTGTTGAATCATTATCAGATCGTTTTTGCGTTCATTTTGGCGTG AATGTATCCCTATCTGTTAATGACATTCTTGCATGCTGTGGCCTTCTTTGTGGGGTTGGCTGTTCTGGGGGGACTCCCTTTTCTGCATGGATATACTTAGCTAACCATGGTGTTGTCACTGAAGAG TGTGATCCATACTTCGATCAAATTGGATGTTCTCATCCAGGTTGTGAGCCAGCTTATCGAACTCCAAAGTGCGTTAAAAAGTGTGTAAATGGGAACCAGCCTTGGGAGGCGTCAAAGCACTATTGTGTCAAAGCATATACGGTCAACTCCGATCCCCAGGATATCATGGCAGAAGTTTATAAGAACGGTCCAGTTGAAGTTGCATTCACTGTTTATGAG GATTTCGCTCACTACAAATCAGGAGTTTATAAACACATCACAGGTTCTGCACTAGGCGGTCACGCAGTAAAACTGATCGGATGGGGAACAAGTGAAGAAGGGGAGGACTATTGG CTTCTTGCGAATCAGTGGAATAGAAATTGGGGAGAT GATGGTTACTTTAAGATCAAGAGAGGAACAAATGAATGTGGGATCGAAAATGCTGTTACTGCTGGCTTGCCTTCTACCAAAAATATGGTGAGAGAGGTGATTGACATGGATGCTGATGGTGATGTTTCATTTTGA
- the LOC123891034 gene encoding putative expansin-A17: MEKFIISCVLILLMNLLRVESAVWQQAHATFYGGSDASGTMGGACGYGNLNIDGYGIKTAALSTALFNDGKSCGGCYQIVCDARKVPQWCHKGTSITITATNFCPPNFAQPSDNGGWCNPPRPHFDMSQPAFETIAIYRAGIVPILYRRVGCKRSGNIRFTINGRDYFELVLISNVGGGGEISKVWIRGSKKNKWESMSMNWGANWQSLSFLNGQSLSFRIQLKNGKTRTAINVAPSNWKFGQSFKSNVQF, from the exons ATGGAAAAATTCATTATTAGTTGTGTTCTTATATTGCTAATGAATCTACTTAGAGTGGAATCTGCTGTTTGGCAACAAGCTCATGCAACTTTCTATGGTGGAAGTGATGCCTCAGGAACAATGG GTGGTGCATGTGGCTATGGAAATCTGAACATAGATGGATATGGTATAAAAACAGCTGCATTGAGTACTGCTCTGTTTAATGATGGCAAGTCATGTGGTGGTTGCTATCAAATAGTTTGTGATGCAAGGAAAGTTCCTCAATGGTGCCACAAGGGAACTTCCATTACTATTACTGCCACAAACTTTTGTCCACCAAACTTTGCACAACCTAGTGACAATGGTGGTTGGTGTAATCCTCCAAGACCACACTTTGACATGTCTCAACCTGCCTTTGAAACTATAGCTATTTACAGAGCTGGAATTGTTCCCATTTTGTACAGgag AGTTGGGTGCAAAAGAAGTGGAAACATAAGATTTACTATAAATGGGAGAGATTATTTTGAGCTAGTTCTTATAAGCAATGTAGGTGGAGGTGGAGAGATATCTAAAGTATGGATCAGAGggtcaaaaaagaataaatggGAATCAATGTCAATGAATTGGGGTGCTAATTGGCAGAGCCTAAGCTTTCTCAATGGTCAAAGCTTATCCTTTAGAATTCAACTCAAAAATGGAAAGACTCGTACAGCTATAAATGTAGCACCATCCAATTGGAAATTTGGCCAATCTTTCAAAAGTAATGTTCAAttctaa
- the LOC123891032 gene encoding glucose-1-phosphate adenylyltransferase large subunit 1-like: protein MMMASELHGIPKFLSSKKSSFDRDRNHLSSSFSGIKLNLQYSKNAASDFPYGKFSTVIQRNTSKRFLVTATLADVANDFMALQSPIFAGQEANPKTVASIILGGGAGTRLFPLTQNRAKPAVPFGGCYRLVDIPMSNCINSGINKIYVLTQFNSQSLNRHIARTYHLGGGVNCGGSFIEVLAATQTLGESGNKWFQGTADAVRQFLWLFEDAEHKNIENILILCGDQLYRMDYMELLKKHINSCADVSVSCLPVDGSRASDFGLVKVDERGRIRQFMEKPKGDLLRSMHVDTSIFGLSAHEARKFPYIASMGIYVFKLEVLRKLLRSCYPNANDFGSEVIPMAAKDFKVQACLFSGYWEDIGTIKSFFDANLALMDKPPKFQLYDQSKPIFTCPRFLPPTKMEKCQVINSLISDGCFLRECMVEKSIVGIRSRLDSGVQLKDTMMMGADYYQTESEIASLLAARDVPIGIGKNTKIMNCIIDKNARIGNNVIIANKENVQEADRPSEGFYIRSGITVVLKNSVINNGTII from the exons ATGATGATGGCAAGTGAGTTACATGGAATTCCTAAGTTTTTAAGTTCAAAGAAGTCATCCTTCGACCGTGACAGGAATCATCTGTCTTCCTCATTCTCTGGTATCAAGTTGAACTTGCAGTATTCGAAGAATGCAGCATCTGATTTTCCCTATGGAAAATTCTCGACTGTTATTCAGAGAAACACAAGTAAAAGATTTTTGGTTACTGCTACTCTTGCTGATGTTGCAAATGATTTTATG GCCTTACAATCGCCAATTTTTGCTGGACAAGAAGCCAATCCAAAGACCGTTGCATCGATCATTTTAGGTGGTGGAGCTGGAACTCGTCTATTCCCCCTTACTCAAAATAGGGCTAAACCGGCT GTGCCATTCGGGGGATGTTATAGGCTGGTGGACATACCAATGAGTAATTGTATTAATAGCggaattaataaaatttacgtCCTTACACAATTCAATTCTCAGTCCCTCAACCGCCACATTGCTCGAACATATCATTTGGGAGGTGGCGTTAACTGTGGTGGTAGTTTTATTGAG GTATTGGCAGCAACTCAAACACTCGGCGAATCAGGAAATAAGTGGTTTCAGGGCACTGCCGATGCTGTAAGACAATTTCTTTGGTTGTTTGAG GATGCTGAGCATAAAAACATAGAGAACATTCTGATATTGTGTGGCGATCAGCTCTATCGAATGGATTACATGGAACTTTTGAAG AAGCACATTAATTCATGTGCTGATGTATCTGTGTCGTGTCTACCAGTAGATGGCAG TCGTGCCTCTGATTTTGGATTAGTGAAGGTTGATGAAAGAGGACGGATACGCCAGTTCATGGAAAAACCAAAGGGAGATTTATTAAGATCTATG CATGTAGATACGAGTATTTTTGGATTATCAGCTCATGAAGCAAGGAAATTTCCGTATATTGCATCAATGGGTATATATGTGTTTAAATTAGAAGTTCTTCGCAAACTTCTCAG GAGCTGTTATCCTAATGCAAATGATTTTGGATCTGAGGTCATTCCAATGGCTGCAAAAGATTTTAAAGTCCAG GCATGTCTTTTCAGTGGTTATTGGGAAGATATTGGGACTATAAAATCTTTCTTTGATGCAAACTTGGCTCTTATGGACAAG CCGCCAAAGTTTCAGTTATATGATCAGTCAAAGCCAATTTTTACATGTCCTCGGTTCCTACCTCCAACTAAAATGGAGAAGTGTCAG GTGATTAATTCTTTGATTTCAGATGGTTGCTTTTTAAGAGAGTGCATGGTTGAAAAATCCATTGTAGGAATTCGCTCGAGACTTGACTCTGGAGTGCAGCTAAAG GATACCATGATGATGGGCGCTGACTATTACCAAACAGAGTCTGAAATTGCGTCTCTTTTAGCAGCGAGAGACGTTCCTATAGGCATAGGCAAGAATACAAAAATTAT GAATTGTATAATTGACAAAAATGCAAGAATTGGAAACAATGTAATAATTGCAAACAAAGAA AATGTGCAGGAGGCTGACAGACCATCTGAGGGGTTTTATATTCGATCAGGGATCACGGTAGTGTTAAAAAACTCGGTAATAAACAATGGCACAATCATTTAA
- the LOC123891030 gene encoding F-box/FBD/LRR-repeat protein At4g00160-like — MEKFCGRRSKSDVLIRSLEKVDRISELPDELLIHILSFLPPKFACTTSVLSKRWKPLCKFLTVLRFDDKSVKDFMEFNFFNIFINNVMLSKDMQRQPIKAFHLRCHSAFLLFNHNDWIEAAKQRGVEDLQLSMLTFKTAFSILIRYYAEGFQTISPSSIFSCRTLVILKLKRLRVAGKILSFDLPSLKTLHLKGVYLQNSEDLKKLISASLVLEDLYIMVGYIERASIPIRRVNDLYHVLFKAIYYDVQFLRLEPKLPNENIISYFKGSPVFRNLIHLELLFHHFHGWDDVVDVLQHCPNLQILSVEKVTQIPNITFRNSWFRTWELTLKINLEKYTNWKCPNYVPKCVSSHLRSCAVTATYHSRRDALLFATYILQNAQLLQAMTIRYAAFSNSIYDWMFFNELNSCPKLSAICAISVEYI; from the exons ATGGAGAAATTTTGCGGTAGAAGATCCAAATCCGATGTGTTAATTCGATCGTTAGAGAAGGTTGACAGGATTAGTGAGTTACCAGATGAGTTACTAATTCACatactttcttttcttccacCTAAATTCGCTTGCACAACCAGCGTTCTTTCGAAGAGGTGGAAACCACTATGCAAATTCCTCACTGTTCTCCGTTTTGATGATAAATCGGTGAAAGACTTTATGGAATTCAAtttcttcaatatttttatcaacaatgTCATGCTATCCAAAGACATGCAACGGCAGCCTATCAAAGCGTTTCACCTTAGGTGTCATTCTGCATTCTTACTTTTCAACCATAATGATTGGATTGAAGCTGCAAAACAGCGTGGTGTCGAGGATCTGCAACTCTCCATGCTTACGTTCAAAACAGCCTTCTCTATACTTATCCGGTACTACGCGGAGGGATTTCAAACCATATCACCCAGCAGCATTTTCAGCTGTCGGACCCTTGTGATACTCAAACTCAAGAGGTTACGTGTGGCGGGTAAAATTTTGTCTTTTGATCTTCCCTCGCTTAAAACCCTTCATTTAAAAGGTGTTTATTTACAAAATTCAGAAGATCTCAAGAAGCTTATTTCTGCATCATTGGTTCTCGAGGATTTGTATATTATGGTTGGCTACATTGAACGAGCGAGTATCCCAATCAGACGAGTGAATGATCTATATCATGTTTTATTTAAAGCAATATATTATGATGTCCAGTTTCTACGG TTAGAGCCGAAGCTTCCCAATGAAAACATCATTTCCTATTTCAAAGGCTCTCCCGTCTTTCGAAACTTAATCCACCTTGAATTATTGTTTCATCACTTTCATGGCTGGGATGATGTTGTCGATGTGCTCCAACATTGTCCCAACCTTCAAATTCTTTCGGTTGAAAAG gtTACACAAATCCCGAATATCACCTTTCGGAACAGCTGGTTTCGTACATGGGAGTTGACATTGAAAATCAATCTGGAGAAGTACACAAACTGGAAATGTCCAAATTATGTTCCTAAATGTGTTTCATCTCACCTCAGATCATGTGCTGTAACTGCAACCTATCACAGCAGAAGGGATGCACTTCTATTTGCAAcatatattttacaaaatgcGCAACTTTTACAGGCCATGACAATCAGATATGCAGCTTTCTCCAATTCAATTTACGACTGGATGTTTTTCAATGAATTAAACTCGTGTCCGAAGCTTTCAGCCATTTGTGCAATTTCAGTTGAATATATTTAG